Below is a genomic region from Erigeron canadensis isolate Cc75 chromosome 7, C_canadensis_v1, whole genome shotgun sequence.
TTATGTTAATTCGTTACTTCACTGGAAACACCGAAGATGAAAATGGTAACCAAGAGTATAATGGGAAACAAACAAATGTCAACAAAATACTAGATTCTGTTACGAGTATCTTCTCGGCTGCTGTCACCATTGTGGTAGTAGCTATTCCTGAAGGTCTACCGTTAGCCGTCACCCTCACACTAGCATACTCAATGAAGAGAATGATGGGTGATCAAGCCATGGTCAGGAAGTTATCTGCCTGTGAGACCATGGGTTCAGCCACTGTTATATGCACCGATAAAACTGGAACATTGACAATGAACCAGATGACTGTAACAAAGTTCTGGCTTGGTCTAGAGAACATGGAACAACCTTTTTCCAATGTGATCGCCCAACAGGTTCGTGAACTTCTCCGACAGGGAGTCGGTTTTAATACTACAGGTACTATTTTCAAGTCTTCATCACAAATAGTACCTGAATTCTCGGGCTCTCCAACTGAAAAGGCTATTTTATCATGGGCTGTTGCGGATTTAGATATGGATATCGAAAAACTGAAAGAAGATTCAACTGTTATTCATGTGGAGACGTTCAActcaaagaaaaaaagaagtggTGTTTCCATCAAGACAAAAGACAACGCTGTTCATGTTCACTGGAAAGGAGCCGCGGAGATGATACTGGCAATGTGTTCAAAGTATTATGATAGCAATGGTTGTCTAAAGAGGATAGAGAGCGATTCAAGAACACAATTGGAGCATATAATTGAAGGAATGGCAGCCAGTAGCCTTAGATGCATCGCTTTTGCGTATAAGCAGGTTCAACAAGGTACTGTTCTAAGTGAAGAAGGGTTAACATTGCTAGGTATTGTGGGGTTAAAGGACCCATGTAGGCTCGGAGCCAAGAAAGCTATTGAAACTTGCAGGTCTGCTGGGGTCGACATAAAGATGATCACCGGTGACAATGTATTCACAGCAAAAGCAATAGCCACAGAATGTGGAATACTTGAATCCGGTGAAGAAGTATGTGAGGAGGAAGTGGTGGAAGGTGCCCAGTTTCGTAATTttacagatgaagaaagaatgGAGAGAGTTGACAGAATCCGTGTGATGGCAAGATCTTCCCCTTTTGACAAGCTTCTTATGGTGCAGTGCCTGAAACGTAAAGGTCATGTGGTTGCAGTCACGGGTGATGGGACAAATGATGCACCGGCACTCAAAGAAGCAGATATAGGTCTTTCAATGGGGATTCAAGGCACAGAAGTCGCAAAACAAAGCTCAGATATTGTCATCTTGGATGATGATATTGCCTCTGTTTCTACTGTATTGATGTGGGGACGGTGCGTCTACAACAACATACAAAAGTTTATTCAGTTTCAACTTACCGTAAATGTTGCAGCTCTTGTTATCAACTTCATTGCAGCTGTCTCTTCTGGCGATGTTCCTCTAACAGCGGTTCAACTATTGTGGGTGAATCTGATCATGGACACTTTGGGTGCCCTAGCACTAGCAACAGAACGTCCCACCAAAGATCTCTTGAACAAGCCTCCAGTGGGTCGGGTTGAGCCCCTGATCACAAACATTATGTGGAGAAACCTATTGTCACAGTCTCTTTTCCAGATAACAGTTTTATTAACCTTTCAGTTCAGGGGTAAAGCGATTTTTAATGTGAACGAGAGAGTTAAGAATACTATTATCTTCAATACTTTTGTGCTATGCCAAGTGTTCAACGAGTTCAACTCAAGGAAGCTAGAGAAAAGGAACATATTCAAGGGGATTCATAAGAACCGATTGTTTCTTGGAATCATAGGGATGACCTTAATTCTTCAGATTGTTATGGTTGAGTTTTTGAAGAACTTTGCGGATACCGAGAGATTAAATGGATTACAGTGGGGAATATGTATCGCCATTGCAGCTCTATCATGGCCTATTGGATGGATTATGAAGTTGATACCAGTTCCAGAGAAACCATTTCTAAGCTTCATTAGACGCTAAGATCCCTATTATATACTCAGCAAAAGGTGTTTCACACCATTCATATTCTTTCTTCGATACTTCGTAAATATTACTACAATAGTCTAGTAATTTAGTTTCATGTCATATATTTGTATCTACATACATTATGATTCTATACCAATTTTATTACTTTGTTCAGTTCTGTTCTTTCAATCGATTTTCATCCTGTTTGACCATGAAAAATGGTTTCTAAATGGGCGATACAATAAGCAAAAATCACTCCAGTAGCTCAAGTCATGATCAACTATTTATAAGGAACAAATTCACCATTCTGCAATATGAGAAACTATTTGAAACTCAAAACAAATTCTTGTTATTAGCATGCAACTAAACTAACTACTAAATTTCTCCAATTCCCCCAAACAAAACATATCAAGAACTTAGTACTATTCTCTACCCAAAAGCTCAACTACATCACaatcccctatatatatttttctcaaTAACCAAAGTGTAATTTAGagtaaatttgatatatatttgtatttgaacCTCTTGAAAACTTTTAATACTTTTAACAACGAACTCACTCGACAATTATGGCTCGACCCAAGGAAAAGCTAATAACGATATCAAACTAATTCAAAAACTATTGCTTTCCTTTTCCTATTACTATAtgaagcagcatggttggatcagtggtaaacacccttgcctctggagacagaggtcatgggttcgatcctcatctcatgcaaaggttggagggccttttctaccgtttaggtagaaactggaagcagcctctctacttaggtagaggtaaggtctgcctatatCTTAacttccccatacaccgtcgaggtagtGGGGCTCAAAACACGCGGGAGGCGGCACttagcagttacttacttttttccTATTACTATATGTACATAAATTTTGGAATGTGAAACAATTTGGCACATAAAATCGAGATAAACTTCAATCAAATTACTAAAAGTTCATACAATTATGatcaattattaaatatatattatatatgattatatttcGTGATTTTTTACTGATAGAATTGCACATAATCGAGTAAGTTACCTTAAAGCGAtctgatttgatttgaaaatggGAGCAAGTGGGGCCGTGCTGATGCTGCCAGTGTAGTGTAATGTTAGGGTATTATATAGCTCCGGCGAAGAATCGGTAGTCGGCGGTTTAGACGGTGGATTGATGTCAGCGAGGACTGACGAACCGCCAATAGTAgctttttaaattaatgaaatataCTCGTAAAAAGTTTTGACATTTCCCCtaaagttattttaaatttttaaccaTTTTACTGTTTCAAAATAAAGTTTCAAATTGTTATAAATCCTTATCAAATTGTTGTGTTTGAGTGGTTTAATGGTTAGCTAATATCCCTCATATTTTTAGAGGATAGTGAAAATCACATGTTTTGTCGGGTAGTGATCTTTGTAGATACGGTTCTTgatgtatttaattttatgaCATTTATGTCGTATTTATGGGTGTCTAGACGTATTAAGAAGTCTCATATGTCTTAACCGATGTGGTCAATGAGttctttgtttatattataacgagatatgtcacccgggcgttgccccgggaacattacatttgttaacaagttaataaaaaatagagtaaattacacttttcgtccctgaaattgacacgtttttcacttttcatccctaaagtttaaaaattataattttgaccctaaagtttaaaaattacaattttgaccctaaagtttaaaaattacaattttgaccctaaagttggccaattttttcaataaccgTCCCtcaccaaacgtcgttaagtttcagccgttaagtaggtcacgtgcaaaacacgtgagggactgaaagtgcaaaaaattacaagttcagggacgaaaaatgaaaattacttttctgttgtcggAAAACTTCATCTTCTTCGGCTGAGTGGCCGGAAAATTCGCCGAAAAACTTGgaatgtcgatatctcactcgtttcttcgaattagaccacgaaaccaccaccaaacttctcaaaattcatttattatgtCTCAGTTTCAGGCCGTctttcattgattttatcaGTTGCATACTTCCATCTCTATTTATCCCCAGAACATGGAGATTGGACTTATAAGATGAAAGCTACAAAGCCAGACCTTCAAGTCTCAGGGCACTgtaagaaaagtgaaaaacaaaggCGTGTATGTTTTATCAGTAACTTTTTAGATATGAGAATGTATTCCTTCACATCAACACAAGAGAAAGAGGCTCTCTGTTATTATTGATGAGATAAACATGTTAAATGAGTTTATAAGTAGTTGCTCAAATTCTGACCAAAATGTTAACTTGCTTTCGTACTAAAAACATGATCAACGACCTATTTAATTTCTATCTCCACATAAAAAGAACAATTGAAATAAGATTGATCCATTCAAGTTACCTGCACAACTTCATCGACTTGAAAACCGATCAATAACAAAGCCTGCAAATACAAGATTACACATTCCTTAATCCTTATTCGTGCGGAAatgaattttgagaagtttggttgtggtttcgtggtctaattcgaagaaacgagtgagatatcgacattcaaagttttccggcgaattttccggccactcagccgtagaagatgaagttttccgacaacagaaaagtaattttcatttttcgtccctgaacttgtaattttttacactttcagtccctcacgtgttttgcatgTGACctacttaacggctgaaacttaacgacgtttggtgaGGGAcggttattaaaaaaattggccaactttagggtcaaaattataatttttaaactttagagatgaaaagtgaaaaacgtgtcaacttcagggacgaaaagtgtaatttactctaaaaaatattattcaagagataatgtgtcataaacttttttaaaaaaacatgtattattcaaattattaaaaactgacatttgtcagttaaaaaataaactgtaaaagttttgtgtgaaagtgaaaatCGTTCgcgtaaaagtttagtgctaaaaatgtgagagacttaaatgttgtggtgaaaataaaagaaaatcaaaaagtataaaaatttagtgttaaaagtataaggggttaaaatgttgtggtgaaaataaaatgaatagaaagtttattattctttacaagttttcccgtaaatttctttttaatttatgtgttaaaaagtttgttgttaaaatgtaagaggttaaaatattgtagttaaaataaaagattatcaaaaagtagaaaaatttagtgttaaaagtgtaaggagttaagatattgtggtgaaaataaaaagattaaaaagtttactaagaattataaaagttttgttctaaaagtgtaaagagtgaaactattgtggtgaaaataaaaagtatactattcaATACACGCTTTCCtgtaccttaaaataaaagaaaattaaaaactatgaaaatttagtgctaaaagtgtaaagagttaaaatattgtggtgaaagtaaaaataatacaaagtttactaaaaaagtattatagtttagtgctaaaagtgtaaagattgaaagttttgtgttgaaaataaaaagaataaaaagtttactaaaaagtattatagtttagtgttaaaaatgtaaagattaaaacttacgtggtgaaagtaaaaagaaataaaaagtatactattactaaaaaaatattatagtttagtgctaaaagtgtaaagattgaaagttttgtgttgaaaataaaaagaataaaaagtttactaaaaaatattatagtttagtgctaaaagtgtaaagattaaaacttacgtggtgaaagtaaaaagaataaaaagtatactattactaaaaaaatattacagtttagtgttaaaagtgtaaagattgaaagatTTGTGGCGAaaataaataaagcaaaaagtttactaaaaaatattatagtttagtgctaaaaatgtaaagattgaaacttatgtggtaaaaataaaaaagataaaaaaaatatactgtTCTTTACATGTTTTTCGAGACTttgtttttaacatatatattataatagtaGTTTATAACTTTTGTATCTCGACATTTTGCCAAAGTGATTGATAGACTAATAAAACACCCTGTTAGATAAAATGGATAGCTTCAATTTTTTAACCCTTTAAAATGAGTTTCTAAAGAAAAATTAAGGAGTTAAAACACTTGCTCAGTCATGCTAGGTTGACAAACATTTTACAAACAAATTCATACAAACACATGTAGCAATTAGGGTGGTCCAATCAACAAAGAGAGAGAATACATGGGGATAATttaattgatgaaagttatgtttgtaaaaatttaatgtttgtaAAAGCAGAGTTACTCTAACTTTTATCACTTAGTTATTGTCATCATTTTTCGAACGAAGAACTTTGTAAATGGAGTAGAGTGGGGAATATGTATTGCCAATGTCATGGCCTATTGAATGGATCATAAAGTTGATACAAGTTTTAGAGAAACCATTAAGCTTCATTAGATGCTAAGATACCTATTATTCGCTCAACAAAAGGTGTTTCACACCTTCCATAATATTTCTTAGTTACTTCGTAAATATGTACGACATTCTAGTAATTTAGTTTTAGGTCATATGCTTGTATTTACATACATTTATGATATAACCAACTTCATTAGGTGAGGTGGTCAGGGGTATCTTTTAAATCCTTTATGTAGGTCCCGAAGGTGAGTTTTTCCCAAtgtctcgggttcgagtcttaggtttctcatctcaaggtattttccataaGGAGGGTGTTGAAAGTCTAGCAAATCggctggttaaaattgcctccaacacgtttaaatcaaaactaacgttaaaaaaaaggaaaaagtgaTAAATTTCTCCTACCAATCCTCCTAagaaatcctcctaatatatccacttgttaacacatgtaatccactaattctctttcctaatctcacccgCTGATTTCCCACATGTCACGATCATATTAATTAAGAGGATTTCTAGGCTAAACAATTAGgaagattgatcattaccctaaaaaagggaaatgattaatcctcctaacaaaatagcctaaaaattctcctaattattggatggtgacatgtggaaaaatcagggggcaagattaggaaagagaattagtgtataccacatgtcaccttcttagaGTGTTAGGaaaatttttaggctattttgttaagaggattagtcattttccctaaaaaaacatacatttatgatatgattctatatagggaaaaattcataaaaaggtaacctttttacacaaattttatattaaaaggaacctattttgttttcgtctatttaagagatctcatttctaaaaatttcacaataaagAGAACGTTGTTAGATTTTAACTATCAACATAGCATGCCACGTCATAAAAATGTCTACGTGGACTACTGAGTTTGCGTGtacacatcatcatcatcttcacaaGTTTTTTTCCGACGACTTTTCCGGTTACACCATGTTtcccatcatcatcttcttcccCCTCCATTGTTCTTTCCAAATTTTCCTGTcaaccatttttcattttttgtccaACCCAATTTTATTTATTCCCGCAAAATCACAAGTTTGGAAAATTTAAAACAtcaatatttcatatataaacatatggtaGAAATCTAtatgaatatacatataaacatatacgagtggaaatctatatctatttcaATCAGTATTTCTAAACCCCCCTCGCCACAGTTCGTTTTTCCGGCGGTTCGTTTTTCCGATGAGATTTCTGGAATGTAAAATTGGCAAGGGTTTGTAAGCATTTGAAAGGTGAATTAATTACAACCAGTTTCATGTATTTGAACTTTAAGAAACGCAAGAGAATCACAAAAATACTTTTTCCGGCAAGTTGTTAGGTTTCCCGGCGAAGGCTAGATCGAGGTTTTCTTTTAGTCAGGGTTTGTACGAACAGTAAcagtaaaaagaaagaaagtcaCCGGAATCAAAAAAAGGAGAGCGAGAgcgagagagggagagagagagagggagagagagagagggagtcCGGCGGTGGAGGTTGTGGCCGGAATATAGAAAAGGGAGAGGTGTGTCGAGACAAAGAAAGAAGAATAGTAATATGTACTCTAGTATatgatactcgtatatataaacAGATATATAAATTTAGTCCACATCTGTTTTTTTCTAACGACGTGGCTAACTGGCCTTGAAGTTAACGATGTTTGACGTTAAAAATTAACGATATTACCATTgcgaaatttttaaaaatgagatcctttaaatagacgaaagcAAAATAGATTCCCTTTAATCAGAAATTTGGGTAAAAAGGTTACCTTTTCATGGATTTTTCTCTTCTATGTACcaaggttattaatttattacattatattctTCAATCGGGTTTCATCCTATTTTCCCACAGAAAAACAACATTCTGCTATATTAGAAACTAGGAATTTCATGCCGCCCAATGGGTGACATAGGTTTTTGAAAACATTTATGTTTATGAGTGGggttaaaaaaaaccataaatttATAGGcgacaaaaaatattaaaaactagaagtttaaaaatacaaaagaaatgtaataaaccaaaaaataaaaatgagaaaaaaaaataaatacgaaaaccaaatgaagaagttataaaaaaacaaatgttacatgtaaaagaggtataaaaaccaaatatttaaaagaatataaaaaaccaaaaagtagaaaattaaaaaaatatataggtttttaaaaaatttataacattttaaaaagttataaaaaaaataaatacaataaaggtaaaaaaaaagttacaaattacaaaacattaaaaaaaattatataaagttagggGGTTGaactaataaaaaagaaacagtagggatagaaaaataaaggaaaaaagaagGAGGGACCAAAATGCAAATAATCTATtactaaataaaaacaaaaaaacttttttgGGGGAGGAGGGATCGAACCAGGGACCTTCCCTTTAGAGGGCAAGGTCTTTACCACTGAACCAAACTCAAATTTTTGTTCACATTttacatatgttttatttatacaaaaaatgcaaataaaaacaaaagttactGTTCACATCCATTTGCTTTATTATAGTAAGTAATTAATGTCACCGGCATGTTACTAACGGCTAAATTTCACCATTTCCAATTTTCCAtcaaataaaacatatcttGTACCAACTATTCCACCATATATGAATTATAATTAGTATACAATCAAGTACTTCACCTATTTCATCACAACAATCTCTATACTAAACTAACATGCCCGCATAATGCAACGACAGTAATGTAATGGTGACGTCGACAACATATGCTGGTGTCGGCGAGTTGTGTAGGCTATTGAAGTAAATGTAACTGATATAATgattaatgtagttattttaagagttaaggGACTCGTGGTATAATCAGTACCGACTTAAACTTTCTGGAGGCCTTAAGCAAGATTAATTTTGGGGCCTAATTAATTAAGAtacaaattaaagtaaatacCATAAAGTAAGGGAAAAAAAGTACTTTATCTTATATACTAGGCTGCTATGTGAAAAGAACGCGAAGAAGCAAAATTTTGCACCATCTTTATAAGAAAGtctttcatataatttttatatatatacatacacataagtGGATTTGTCTAGGAGCtgtgatttatatatacatacacataagtGAAAACAAAACTAATTTGTGAGTTTTAATTTCGAAATGTggatttgtgatgaaaattttttttttatcatgtaaTTGAAGTCCAAGTTCATCAAATATCTTGATGTGGTTTCCTCTAGTGAATAATATGTAGTGATGGAAGATAGATATAAAGATATAGAGATATTGATCTAAGTGGTGTAAGTGATGATAAACTGAAGTACTTATTGTTGCTTCAAAGTTTTATGGTGGTTTAGTAAAGAAATGGCAGATCTTGTATATGAtatgaattttgttttttaaaggtgtgcaaaaataataaatgaggTGGAAATAATGCGGTGTATACGAATGAGGTAGAATATACACGTGgaatacaaattaaaacaaaatgtaTAGTGTTAACCGGATACCTGTTGTAAAGGTAAACTAGACCTACAGCAGACGTTATTGTCAAGTTTAATCCCATAAAAGACGCGTTTTTTATTCTAGCCCCCAAAAAAGTTTTTTACAAGTTTAAGTACTTTCTAAGCAATTAGCCCCCCCCCTATAATTACATTAACCTGTTAAAGGTCATTttctattattaattatagtGTGGAAACCTTGAAATAGTTTGTATTATCGTGTGGACAACTAAAAGTGAGCTAGACTCTTTTTTGGTTGGGCTTCAAATTTTTAGTTTATGGATCGGGGTGTGAAACTGAACTGAATaaatatgtattataaaaattattttatttttgaaatggtATTATCCTATTTAAAATGAATTCAACACAAATATCATACATTTTAATTAAGTTCATTTTCTATTTGCCAgatgtattttttatgtatacaaAAAAGTAGCACAAATTCCAACCATGATATTTAGTCAAAGCTTAGATAAGAGGATAAGGAGAGATAATGATAAGAAGATAATGAAATCTAGATTGCATTGTTTATTTCACTTTTGTATCTATAAAGATAAGAGGATAAGGAGAGATATAGATAAGAAGATAAGAAAAATCTAGATTGCATTTATTGTTtatttcacttttctatttatataaaaaggttTTAACATGTAGTCATGTTATCCAAAGTTTTCTTCCTCTGaactttttttaatcaaaaaataagCCAAGTGACCACATTCTTTCATATTTCGTTTTAGAAAGCAGCTTTTTCTATTATTTGAGTTAACCTCTATCTTGATGGAGTCGGACTTCAATAATCTTCAATGTATTTATTCAACTTCCGACCATGATTTCACCGTTTAATATTAGGTAAGCTATATAATCCATGTTTTATTAGTcttaaatttgtaaaaatttggAAAAAGAGTGAGAGTATACCGCGGTTATAATGTTTTACGTAATTTTAGTTGCAGAGTACTTTCACTTTTAGCTTTACGAAAATTGGGtatgtaatttaattaagtaGTTAAAATGGTGTTCATGGTTATCCAATTTGTATATGTCTCCAACATCAaatttaattgatgtaaaaaggtGATGGAGTGAACAAACATAGGAaggtaaaataaattttttcttttcccttATATTGTCTACTTTCTAAATCCTGGAGTGGAGTATGGTAATATGCAacagacttttttttttcaagggaATTTAAATAGTTAAACATCGTAAAAAAATGTCTCGTGTTGGATGACTCTTGTATTAGTTCATGCTATTctgatttatgtgatttttcatTTAATGAAATTTGCCAGGTTTTCTTTGACGAAGACCACCTCATTGAAGCAGCAACCGAAGTGatcaaggtacaaattttttttatttctttccaaACATGGGTATCAAAGTTGTCTTGTTACTTTGTATGTTTCAGCATTCTGCAATCTTGCTTGTTCAGTGTACTTGAAAGACTTGTCAATTCTCTTTTTGAGTGTATTTACTTTTGGAATGTCTGGCTTGTATAAAGACCGCTCTTCccaaaatttgtattttgttttagttCAATCAATTAGCTTTTGACTGATTGTGTGCTGTGCTGGAAGCCTGGAATTGTTTTCTTGCTGTTATCTAAATGGCCATTTACAGACCCAAAGGCATTAAACTAGTGCTACCTTTTAATAAGCGACAGATTCAGCCCTAAGGGGTATTAAACTAGTGCATTCAAGTTTTTCTATtctagatatatgtatatggtgGGCCCAACCTGGCATGCCCTGTCCCGTTATCTAACACGTTCATTTTGCAAGCTCTATGGTTTGCCAAATATGGTTCAGAGCTACAGTATGTGTTTCTTAGTCAAGGAGAGTGGGTTTGAACTTTTAACCTGAGACATTTTTCGTCACTAGTTGCAGGATGGTGACGCATGTCATGATGGTTCAGACTGTCATTATGTGCCTTGGGATCAGATGTCCCCTCCGTTGCTCAGTGGTGAAGGTGCTAGTCAAAGATGGAATGAAAATCGTACCTAGGCAGCCTTTGtatattaaagataaattaaaaaCGGAGGTCTGATATCCAATCATAAAATCATCCATCCTCCCTTTAATATGGTCCTTTAAATGATAAATATCTATCTCGTCACACCCTTAATGTTTTTGTGTCTTGTTCTATGGTCCGTTAGGACATTATTAGGCTCATTTCTAGTTGTCCAAGACCAGAATCAGCGACTCGTAGGATTTTGGAGCTGAACCATTGTTCACGTGTTGGTATTTTCTTAATGGAAGATGTGTTAATGGACCAGGATGGTGCTGATCCAGATAGCATTCCATTGGCAGGGCTTCATAAACAAAATGTTCGGAGATGGTATAAAAACTTCAAGAACTTTGATTATGTAATGGACCACACGGATCATTTTTATTCGGCACAAGATCCTGCAATGAACCAGGTAAGCCTGTGTACATTTGACTTAATAATAACCTGTTGCTTATCTTTCATCATGTTCACACACACACGTCTATATGTTTCAGATGCCAGAAGACTGGGCTGGCAAGATACACGGAGAGTTGAGGATCCTTGAGGAACAGTTACCTAGTATGCTGCTTTCATATATCAgttcactttttatttatttaattagttttttttaagtttatcaTATAGCTAAGCATGTAATTCTAGCTCAATGATTGACACATTGGGGTTATGTTTACAGAGACCATATATGTGATATGTGAGGGCTTATGAATCGAGGATGGATCTTTTAAGAGCGGTAATCATCGGACCTGATGGTACTCCTTATCATGGGGGTCTCTTCTTCTTTGATGTGTGTTTCACAAGCAACTATCCTGATAGCCCGCCTGTATGCCattctcttcttcatcttcttatATGTACTCGAGGCTTACATGTCAAT
It encodes:
- the LOC122607884 gene encoding calcium-transporting ATPase 12, plasma membrane-type-like, with the translated sequence MVIEIQPHDFGILLHSISTTSLTKAKKRWRRAYFTIYFSNKLVSIAKNVVSKSLPVSDFIANPAYSIIEIIPEIIPKVSPDKLPDHASSFRSIDQTLLTDILKNKNMKTLSKFDGVKGLAKALDTNLEKGIDGHDLDERRKVFGSNTYEKPPPKGLFYFVVEAFKDITILILMGCAALSLGFGIKEDGLKDGWYEGGSIFLAVFLVIVVSAISNFRQEKQFQNLSKISNNIKIDVLREGRRQKMSIFDIVVGDIVVLNIGDQIPADGLFIDGHSLLIDESSMTGESEHIEVNALSNPFLFSGSKVADGHCRMLVLSVGMNTAWGKMMSSITSDNNEQTPLQERLNKLTSSIGKVGLAVALLVLVVMLIRYFTGNTEDENGNQEYNGKQTNVNKILDSVTSIFSAAVTIVVVAIPEGLPLAVTLTLAYSMKRMMGDQAMVRKLSACETMGSATVICTDKTGTLTMNQMTVTKFWLGLENMEQPFSNVIAQQVRELLRQGVGFNTTGTIFKSSSQIVPEFSGSPTEKAILSWAVADLDMDIEKLKEDSTVIHVETFNSKKKRSGVSIKTKDNAVHVHWKGAAEMILAMCSKYYDSNGCLKRIESDSRTQLEHIIEGMAASSLRCIAFAYKQVQQGTVLSEEGLTLLGIVGLKDPCRLGAKKAIETCRSAGVDIKMITGDNVFTAKAIATECGILESGEEVCEEEVVEGAQFRNFTDEERMERVDRIRVMARSSPFDKLLMVQCLKRKGHVVAVTGDGTNDAPALKEADIGLSMGIQGTEVAKQSSDIVILDDDIASVSTVLMWGRCVYNNIQKFIQFQLTVNVAALVINFIAAVSSGDVPLTAVQLLWVNLIMDTLGALALATERPTKDLLNKPPVGRVEPLITNIMWRNLLSQSLFQITVLLTFQFRGKAIFNVNERVKNTIIFNTFVLCQVFNEFNSRKLEKRNIFKGIHKNRLFLGIIGMTLILQIVMVEFLKNFADTERLNGLQWGICIAIAALSWPIGWIMKLIPVPEKPFLSFIRR
- the LOC122607465 gene encoding uncharacterized protein LOC122607465 yields the protein MVTHVMMVQTVIMCLGIRCPLRCSVVKVLVKDGMKIVPRQPLYIKDKLKTEDIIRLISSCPRPESATRRILELNHCSRVGIFLMEDVLMDQDGADPDSIPLAGLHKQNVRRWYKNFKNFDYVMDHTDHFYSAQDPAMNQMPEDWAGKIHGELRILEEQLPKTIYVICEGL